In one window of Primulina tabacum isolate GXHZ01 chromosome 8, ASM2559414v2, whole genome shotgun sequence DNA:
- the LOC142553618 gene encoding CBL-interacting serine/threonine-protein kinase 3-like isoform X3 — protein MGIKMKLDAVFANSIESQSRMKQSKVGRRIGKYEVGKTIGRGSFAKVKLAKNSETGESVALKILNKDMVLEHKMAEQIKREIATMKLIKHPNVIRLYEVKHGRMQEDEARKYFQQLINAVDYCHSRGVFHRDLKLENLLLDTEGNLKVSDFGLSALSQQIRDDGLLHTTCGTPNYVAPEVLNDRGYDGATADMWSCGVILFVLLAGYLPFNDCNLTELYSKISSAKFTRPSWFSSGAIKLIARILEPNPEKRITPSEILEDEWFKKDYKASVFYEAEDMNLDDVGVFSNNSEEYLEIEKKEEQPAAMNAFAIISMSKGLNLRNLFNIEQKLMRETSFTSKRPANEIIKKIEQAVKPLGFDVHKKNYKMSLQNIKSGRKGNLDVSTEVFQVAPSFHMVEVRKAKGDTLEFHKFYKNLSTCLEDVVWKTEEDTQETD, from the exons ATGGGcataaaaatgaaattggaTGCTGTTTTTGCAAATTCAATAGAAAGTCAATCAAGAATGAAGCAATCCAAAGTTGGGCGCAGAATTGGCAAATATGAGGTTGGCAAGACAATTGGCCGGGGTTCGTTTGCAAAAGTGAAACTCGCTAAGAACTCCGAGACTGGAGAATCCGTGGCTCTAAAGATTCTTAATAAGGATATGGTCCTCGAGCACAAAATGGCTGAACAG ATCAAACGGGAGATAGCGACGATGAAGTTGATAAAACATCCCAATGTAATTCGTTTGTATGAG GTGAAACATGGTCGAATGCAAGAAGATGAAGCtagaaaatattttcagcagCTCATTAATGCTGTTGATTATTGCCATAGCAGAGGAGTCTTTCACAGAGACCTCAAG CTGGAGAACTTACTACTGGATACTGAAGGAAACCTCAAAGTTTCTGATTTTGGACTAAGTGCTCTATCCCAGCAAATCAGG GATGACGGTTTGTTGCATACAACGTGTGGAACTCCAAATTATGTTGCTCCGGAG GTTCTGAATGATCGAGGCTACGATGGAGCAACTGCAGACATGTGGTCTTGTGGAGTCATACTCTTTGTATTGCTTGCAGGTTACTTGCCTTTCAATGATTGTAATCTAACGGAACTATATTCAAAA ATATCTTCTGCAAAATTCACTCGCCCTTCATGGTTTTCCAGTGGTGCCATCAAATTAATCGCTAGGATTCTTGAACCAAATCCAGAGAAA CGAATTACTCCCTCCGAAATTCTGGAAGATGAGTGGTTTAAGAAAGATTACAAAGCATCTGTTTTTTATGAGGCCGAAGATATGAACTTGGATGATGTTGGAGTTTTTTCTAATAATTCTGAA GAATATCTAGAAATAGAGAAAAAGGAGGAGCAGCCAGCTGCAATGAATGCGTTTGCAATAATTTCCATGTCAAAAGGCCTCAATCTTAGGAATCTATTCAATATAGAACAG AAGCTCATGAGGGAAACAAGTTTCACTTCTAAGCGTCCAGCCAACGAGATAATCAAGAAAATCGAACAAGCTGTTAAGCCTCTTGGTTTTGATGTTCACAAGAAGAATTACAAG ATGAGccttcaaaatataaaatcagGAAGAAAAGGCAACCTCGATGTCTCTACTGAG GTATTTCAAGTTGCCCCTTCTTTCCACATGGTCGAGGTAAGAAAGGCAAAAGGAGATACTTTGGAGTTCCACAAG TTCTATAAAAATCTGTCAACCTGTCTTGAGGATGTGGTTTGGAAAACAGAAGAGGACACCCAAGAAACAGATTAG
- the LOC142553620 gene encoding uncharacterized protein LOC142553620, with amino-acid sequence MQLDDGTCIFLYQLVGTWGQLLFPRPWKEFRLWYDAHKSKNMKPFLEGMLTTSWYKKLGEKIWTPWFLKFIQSHGYFNIYTNFLHERALSISHRDPGVNYRKTAGPDSYLVDANYSDFSLLKLYLLNELKWYDFCFRKVLTNRIVDSSRNLGPILQSVQKNKSVILVSLYRVHETVIRNMVCHFEKLDVRNYVFVGPMSHVLLDLARRGHPVIDASHFSDVNNLAKSITFQDSMAELVKEILVSAYVTRKSLDLGYSTWVLEGNMLPCTSDSFYDSFVRANDVFIGKTTGLLFVRSSSLTLKIWADDFVDKIVSLFDALLKDSVIHDRIMLDVVEKLLEQQRIKFDDIDASHLGLSLGIVHANSTTSFRTENKFIYWSSETKLDIIQRQLEHLDMWVIDGDFSCVGVFCHPS; translated from the exons atgcaattggatgacGGGACTTGTATCTTCTTGTATCAGCTGGTTGGCACTTGGGGCCAGCTTCTTTTCCCAAGACCTTGGAAAGAGTTCCGTCTGTGGTATGACGCACATAAATCAAAAAACATGAAACCGTTTTTGGAGGGAATG TTGACAACCAGTTGGTACAAAAAGTTGGGAGAGAAAATTTGGACTCCCTGGTTTCTTAAATTTATCCAGTCTCATGGGTACTTCAATATTTATACAAATTTTCTTCATGAGAGAGCACTGAGCATCTCTCATAGGGATCCAGGTGTCAATTATCGGAAAACAGCGGGGCCAGATTCTTACTTAGTGGATGCAAATTATAGCGATTTTAGCTTGTTGAAGCTATATCTGCTGAATGAGCTAAAGTGGTATGATTTCTGCTTTAGAAAGGTGCTTACTAATAGAATTGTGGATAGTTCCCGCAATCTTGGTCCCATCCTTCAATCTGTTCAGAAAAATAAATCTGTTATATTAGTAAGTCTATATAGAGTACACGAGACAGTTATCAGGAATATGGTCTGCCACTTTGAGAAGCTGGATGTTCGAAATTATGTATTTGTTGGCCCAATGTCTCATGTCTTGCTAGATCTTGCAAGAAGGGGTCATCCAGTGATTGATGCAAGCCACTTTTCTGACGTTAACAACCTTGCCAAGTCTATCACATTTCAGGATTCAATGGCCGAACTTGTCAAAGAGATTTTAGTGAGTGCTTATGTGACTAGAAAGAGTTTGGATCTTGGTTATAGTACCTGGGTGCTCGAAGGAAATATGCTTCCTTGTACCAGTGATTCATTTTATGATTCATTTGTCCGCGCAAATGATGTTTTTATTGGTAAGACCACTGGACTTCTTTTTGTCAGGAGCTCGTCCTTGACTTTGAAAATTTGGGCCGACGATTTTGTAGACAAGATTGTTTCGCTGTTTGATGCGTTATTAAAGGACTCAGTGATTCATGACAGAATCATGTTAGATGTGGTCGAGAAATTATTGGAGCAGCAGAGAATCAAGTTTGATGACATTGATGCATCGCACCTTGGCTTGAGTTTAGGAATTGTTCATGCTAACTCAACCACATCATTTAGGacagaaaataaattcatatacTGGTCGTCTGAAACAAAGTTGGATATAATACAAAGGCAACTTGAACATTTAGATATGTGGGTCATCGATGGCGATTTTTCTTGTGTTGGCGTTTTTTGTCATCCATCATAG
- the LOC142553618 gene encoding CBL-interacting serine/threonine-protein kinase 3-like isoform X2: MKQSKVGRRIGKYEVGKTIGRGSFAKVKLAKNSETGESVALKILNKDMVLEHKMAEQIKREIATMKLIKHPNVIRLYEVMASKTKIFIIMEFVTGGELFDTIVKHGRMQEDEARKYFQQLINAVDYCHSRGVFHRDLKLENLLLDTEGNLKVSDFGLSALSQQIRDDGLLHTTCGTPNYVAPEVLNDRGYDGATADMWSCGVILFVLLAGYLPFNDCNLTELYSKISSAKFTRPSWFSSGAIKLIARILEPNPEKRITPSEILEDEWFKKDYKASVFYEAEDMNLDDVGVFSNNSEEYLEIEKKEEQPAAMNAFAIISMSKGLNLRNLFNIEQKLMRETSFTSKRPANEIIKKIEQAVKPLGFDVHKKNYKMSLQNIKSGRKGNLDVSTEVFQVAPSFHMVEVRKAKGDTLEFHKFYKNLSTCLEDVVWKTEEDTQETD, translated from the exons ATGAAGCAATCCAAAGTTGGGCGCAGAATTGGCAAATATGAGGTTGGCAAGACAATTGGCCGGGGTTCGTTTGCAAAAGTGAAACTCGCTAAGAACTCCGAGACTGGAGAATCCGTGGCTCTAAAGATTCTTAATAAGGATATGGTCCTCGAGCACAAAATGGCTGAACAG ATCAAACGGGAGATAGCGACGATGAAGTTGATAAAACATCCCAATGTAATTCGTTTGTATGAG GTTATGGCGAGCAAGACCAAGATATTCATAATCATGGAATTTGTCACAGGAGGGGAGCTCTTTGATACAATT GTGAAACATGGTCGAATGCAAGAAGATGAAGCtagaaaatattttcagcagCTCATTAATGCTGTTGATTATTGCCATAGCAGAGGAGTCTTTCACAGAGACCTCAAG CTGGAGAACTTACTACTGGATACTGAAGGAAACCTCAAAGTTTCTGATTTTGGACTAAGTGCTCTATCCCAGCAAATCAGG GATGACGGTTTGTTGCATACAACGTGTGGAACTCCAAATTATGTTGCTCCGGAG GTTCTGAATGATCGAGGCTACGATGGAGCAACTGCAGACATGTGGTCTTGTGGAGTCATACTCTTTGTATTGCTTGCAGGTTACTTGCCTTTCAATGATTGTAATCTAACGGAACTATATTCAAAA ATATCTTCTGCAAAATTCACTCGCCCTTCATGGTTTTCCAGTGGTGCCATCAAATTAATCGCTAGGATTCTTGAACCAAATCCAGAGAAA CGAATTACTCCCTCCGAAATTCTGGAAGATGAGTGGTTTAAGAAAGATTACAAAGCATCTGTTTTTTATGAGGCCGAAGATATGAACTTGGATGATGTTGGAGTTTTTTCTAATAATTCTGAA GAATATCTAGAAATAGAGAAAAAGGAGGAGCAGCCAGCTGCAATGAATGCGTTTGCAATAATTTCCATGTCAAAAGGCCTCAATCTTAGGAATCTATTCAATATAGAACAG AAGCTCATGAGGGAAACAAGTTTCACTTCTAAGCGTCCAGCCAACGAGATAATCAAGAAAATCGAACAAGCTGTTAAGCCTCTTGGTTTTGATGTTCACAAGAAGAATTACAAG ATGAGccttcaaaatataaaatcagGAAGAAAAGGCAACCTCGATGTCTCTACTGAG GTATTTCAAGTTGCCCCTTCTTTCCACATGGTCGAGGTAAGAAAGGCAAAAGGAGATACTTTGGAGTTCCACAAG TTCTATAAAAATCTGTCAACCTGTCTTGAGGATGTGGTTTGGAAAACAGAAGAGGACACCCAAGAAACAGATTAG
- the LOC142553618 gene encoding CBL-interacting serine/threonine-protein kinase 3-like isoform X1 — MGIKMKLDAVFANSIESQSRMKQSKVGRRIGKYEVGKTIGRGSFAKVKLAKNSETGESVALKILNKDMVLEHKMAEQIKREIATMKLIKHPNVIRLYEVMASKTKIFIIMEFVTGGELFDTIVKHGRMQEDEARKYFQQLINAVDYCHSRGVFHRDLKLENLLLDTEGNLKVSDFGLSALSQQIRDDGLLHTTCGTPNYVAPEVLNDRGYDGATADMWSCGVILFVLLAGYLPFNDCNLTELYSKISSAKFTRPSWFSSGAIKLIARILEPNPEKRITPSEILEDEWFKKDYKASVFYEAEDMNLDDVGVFSNNSEEYLEIEKKEEQPAAMNAFAIISMSKGLNLRNLFNIEQKLMRETSFTSKRPANEIIKKIEQAVKPLGFDVHKKNYKMSLQNIKSGRKGNLDVSTEVFQVAPSFHMVEVRKAKGDTLEFHKFYKNLSTCLEDVVWKTEEDTQETD, encoded by the exons ATGGGcataaaaatgaaattggaTGCTGTTTTTGCAAATTCAATAGAAAGTCAATCAAGAATGAAGCAATCCAAAGTTGGGCGCAGAATTGGCAAATATGAGGTTGGCAAGACAATTGGCCGGGGTTCGTTTGCAAAAGTGAAACTCGCTAAGAACTCCGAGACTGGAGAATCCGTGGCTCTAAAGATTCTTAATAAGGATATGGTCCTCGAGCACAAAATGGCTGAACAG ATCAAACGGGAGATAGCGACGATGAAGTTGATAAAACATCCCAATGTAATTCGTTTGTATGAG GTTATGGCGAGCAAGACCAAGATATTCATAATCATGGAATTTGTCACAGGAGGGGAGCTCTTTGATACAATT GTGAAACATGGTCGAATGCAAGAAGATGAAGCtagaaaatattttcagcagCTCATTAATGCTGTTGATTATTGCCATAGCAGAGGAGTCTTTCACAGAGACCTCAAG CTGGAGAACTTACTACTGGATACTGAAGGAAACCTCAAAGTTTCTGATTTTGGACTAAGTGCTCTATCCCAGCAAATCAGG GATGACGGTTTGTTGCATACAACGTGTGGAACTCCAAATTATGTTGCTCCGGAG GTTCTGAATGATCGAGGCTACGATGGAGCAACTGCAGACATGTGGTCTTGTGGAGTCATACTCTTTGTATTGCTTGCAGGTTACTTGCCTTTCAATGATTGTAATCTAACGGAACTATATTCAAAA ATATCTTCTGCAAAATTCACTCGCCCTTCATGGTTTTCCAGTGGTGCCATCAAATTAATCGCTAGGATTCTTGAACCAAATCCAGAGAAA CGAATTACTCCCTCCGAAATTCTGGAAGATGAGTGGTTTAAGAAAGATTACAAAGCATCTGTTTTTTATGAGGCCGAAGATATGAACTTGGATGATGTTGGAGTTTTTTCTAATAATTCTGAA GAATATCTAGAAATAGAGAAAAAGGAGGAGCAGCCAGCTGCAATGAATGCGTTTGCAATAATTTCCATGTCAAAAGGCCTCAATCTTAGGAATCTATTCAATATAGAACAG AAGCTCATGAGGGAAACAAGTTTCACTTCTAAGCGTCCAGCCAACGAGATAATCAAGAAAATCGAACAAGCTGTTAAGCCTCTTGGTTTTGATGTTCACAAGAAGAATTACAAG ATGAGccttcaaaatataaaatcagGAAGAAAAGGCAACCTCGATGTCTCTACTGAG GTATTTCAAGTTGCCCCTTCTTTCCACATGGTCGAGGTAAGAAAGGCAAAAGGAGATACTTTGGAGTTCCACAAG TTCTATAAAAATCTGTCAACCTGTCTTGAGGATGTGGTTTGGAAAACAGAAGAGGACACCCAAGAAACAGATTAG
- the LOC142553621 gene encoding protein NRT1/ PTR FAMILY 4.6-like has translation MKPFIQQEFRIHNLSSMDFLYKLNYNKSRRRGGFRACIFVFVLGALENIGFVANMSIMVLYFHHVMSLGISTSANTLTNFLGSTFLLTIVGGFISDTYLNRLYTCLIFGFLEITGLLLITIQAYYKNSQADSGEKSSCVKGGEAFMFYTSLCLLALGSGGVKGSIAALGADQFDRTDPEWARSVASYFNYYQFSVTIGSLLAVTAVVWIALNKGWHWAFFTGLVTAFIGFIVLTLGKPFYMSQPLASSSIVKISQVIIAAIQNRNLKLPENPGMLHETAKKERDISEEKLLHTKQFRFLDKAAVLWDGVNTQPRRVCTVTQVEEVKKLIRMLPIFSSTVIMNTCLAQLQTFSVIQGYMMEPHLATLNIPNPSIPVIPIMFMVILLPLYEFFFIPLARRLTGHPTGITQLQRVGVGLVLSVLSMGIAGLVEVKRRDQALKNPLKPISLFWLSFQYGIFGIADMFVMVGLMEFFYKEAPSGMRSLSTSFSLLSLSFGYFFSSIFVTIINAITEKVAASKQGWLEAKELNHNKLDYFYWFLAILSSLNFAIYLLWASWYKYRSDVKETDEQY, from the exons ATGAAACCATTTATTCAACAAGAATTTAGAATTCACAACTTAAGTTCCATGGATTTTCTATACAAACTGAATTACAACAAGTCCAGAAGACGAGGAGGATTCAGGGCTTGCATTTTCGTTTTTG TTTTGGGAGCCTTGGAAAACATAGGATTTGTGGCAAACATGTCCATTATGGTACTATACTTCCATCATGTTATGTCCTTGGGTATTTCGACCTCGGCCAACACGCTCACCAACTTTTTAGGTTCAACTTTCTTGCTCACCATTGTGGGAGGTTTCATCTCAGACACTTATCTGAATCGACTGTACACATGCCTGATTTTTGGATTTCTTGAAATTacg GGACTGCTCCTAATTACAATCCAGGCGTACTACAAGAATTCACAAGCTGATTCCGGAGAAAAATCGAGCTGTGTCAAAGGTGGTGAAGCGTTCATGTTTTATACTTCTTTGTGCTTGCTAGCTTTAGGATCTGGTGGAGTGAAGGGGTCGATTGCTGCACTTGGAGCGGATCAGTTCGATCGGACGGACCCAGAATGGGCAAGGTCCGTTGCAAGCTATTTCAACTATTATCAGTTTAGTGTTACCATTGGATCACTATTAGCAGTTACAGCAGTTGTGTGGATTGCTTTGAATAAAGGTTGGCACTGGGCTTTCTTCACTGGTTTAGTAACGGCGTTCATTGGTTTCATCGTTCTTACACTTGGAAAGCCTTTCTATATGTCCCAACCGTTAGCAAGCAGCTCCATTGTTAAGATATCACAG GTCATTATTGCTGCGATTCAGAATAGGAATCTGAAATTACCCGAAAACCCTGGCATGTTGCATGAGACTGCCAAGAAAGAAAGAGATATTTCTGAAGAAAAACTTCTACACACTAAACAATTCAG GTTCCTAGACAAAGCTGCTGTTCTCTGGGACGGAGTGAATACTCAGCCAAGGAGAGTTTGCACGGTTACACAAGTTGAGGAAGTCAAGAAACTGATAAGGATGCTGCCTATCTTTTCCAGTACAGTTATAATGAACACATGCCTGGCACAACTGCAGACTTTCTCTGTAATCCAAGGGTACATGATGGAACCTCATTTGGCCACATTAAATATCCCAAATCCTTCCATACCGGTAATTCCCATAATGTTCATGGTTATTCTACTTCCACTCTATGAATTTTTCTTCATCCCATTAGCCCGAAGATTGACAGGCCATCCAACTGGGATAACTCAGCTCCAACGTGTAGGCGTTGGGCTTGTTCTCTCAGTCCTTTCAATGGGAATAGCCGGTTTGGTTGAGGTAAAAAGAAGGGATCAAGCTCTCAAGAATCCATTAAAGCCCATTAGTCTTTTCTGGCTTTCCTTTCAGTATGGAATCTTTGGGATAGCAGACATGTTTGTAATGGTTGGACTGATGGAATTCTTCTATAAAGAAGCTCCATCTGGAATGAGGTCTCTTTCCACTTCTTTTTCGTTGCTATCACTATCTTTTGGGTATTTCTTTAGCAGTATATTTGTCACCATCATCAATGCCATAACAGAGAAGGTTGCAGCAAGTAAACAAGGCTGGCTGGAAGCAAAAGAATTGAACCATAACaagttggattatttttacTGGTTTTTAGCCATCCTTAGTAGCCTCAATTTTGCTATCTATCTACTATGGGCATCATGGTACAAGTACAGATCAGATGTTAAAGAAACAGATGAACAATATTGA